agagagacaagagggaccgcagatggaactataatccctaaaggaaatgttgatggcgaaagcgcaaCTCACTACatcgaaacgccaaatgacattttggttggttttgctgatgctgggtacctctctgagcCACATAAAGGTCATTCCAAAACTGGTGATGTATTTACCATTAggaacacgacgatatcttggagatcaaccaggaaaacccttgtggctacctcctcgaaccactcagagatcattgctctacatgaggtggttcgtgagtgtatatggttaagagttatcattacacatattcgagggactagtggtttgagttctaccattgAAAAACcgacttgcatttatgaagataatgcagcttgcatcgaacatatgaagctaggatatatcaagggtgataatacaaaacacatatcgccaaagtttttctacaatcagcaacaataggccctcatcaagattcaagtgaatcaagtaaggtctgaggagaatgtggcagatttgttcaccaaatcattgcctaaggccacatttgagaaacatgtgaaaaacataggaatgagAAGACTTTACAAACTCTCTTGATTAATGTTAGGATCAGGGGGGagtgtagacatcagggggagtctaacacacacatgtgatcctcaaatgtagaaggtgcgttgtgctcttttccttcgaccaaggtgtattttttgtcccacaaggtttttattgttacttggcaaggtttttagtgaggcaacaactcatgcaccattttgtctttgacttggcacaagggggagtgttaaaggaaaagcacattatgtgcattggtcaaagaaacagacgaaaagggaatcaaggaattgcagTCACATCACAGTCagtatttactatcattattgtaattgatgttaatcgatATTTTCATTGTAATTTCATCcatatataaaggggctatgaaatgaaatgagcagaccaatttcaatctcaattttacttttacaaatatatTGAATTACCATCACTTTCTAATAGTACAAGCCAAATGTGATCACtgattaattttttataaaccgGCCGGTCCATGAATAAAGAAATTTTTATCCGTTAAAACTAAATAAATGTCATTTTACAATTTGAGTGGTAAACTTTATTGTTCTTGAAATAATGTGATCCTCTATTAATTAGCTTCTTATATATGCAAAAATATGCCATGCTTTAGATGATTGAAAGTTCATTTTGAGTTTGAAATTTAATATTATTTACATAGACATATAAGTTAGATGGAAGTGTACTTATCTTTataagttcacccgttgggtcaccgaaTCAGTTattattcactactttttagtgtttatttccaCCCTTTGGGTCACCGGATCAGCTTGCAGGTCACGAAATTGATCCAGAAATTAACCCAGGTCAGTTTGGAAAATGTGCATAAAAAACGGTAAATAATAAGTGACCCGGTGACCGAACGGATAGACTTGCTCTTAGAAGTTCAACACCAATAGTGATCGGAATCCTTTGTTCCGAGATCAAAACAATAACCAGAACAAAAACCAAGTGCTGTAGCCTTTACCTTTGCAGTTGTTTATTTATAATCTGCGCAATTTCATTTTAACTGACAGTGAAAAAGACATTTTTACAGTTGAAAATCTGCCGgtaaaacaaatatttgaacCTCCCTCTTATCTATACTTTACAGTTTACATTAAGATTCCTGTTGAATTTCAGAAGCAACAGTTCTGGCCCAGGACTTCAGATGCTTCTTCATGTCAGCAGCAGAGGACACTCTGGTTGGCAACCTTAGATTCAGCAGCGGCGAATCAGGCCTCTTTATAAGCCACGCCTCCGATAAATATGGCCTCTCAACTTCAACATCCTCATCAACACCACCATCATCACCCTTAGTTGCAACTACCTCAACATCGTCATCATTATCACTAGAGTTCTGTATCCTTTTGTTGTTACTATGAACTCCAACTCCAAGTCTCTGCAATCCAGGTACTAAGCTCATCATTCGTGGGTTTAAGTTCTCTTTCTCGAAAGTGAAGCCCAGGTCCATTAACCCCTTTAGTTCTTCAAGTTCTAGCTCCCCCAAGCTTCTCATGCTCATGGATTTCTCGAGCTTCCTTGTTAATATGCCAGAGCTTCTGTTTTTTCGAGGACTTCTCTGATCCTTTGATATTGGGGATGATGACTGAGAGCGAATCAACATCAATCTGTTCGCCACAATATCTAATCTTGTTGGTCTTTTCCTCTCATAATCCTAGTCATTGTTTACAGAAACATTAATTAGCTATGCACACCAAGGTGAAAATTCCTCACAGAGAGTAAATTGAAACTATGCTAAGAGTACCAACTGGTAAATaacatttacctgtggagtacTAATTTCTGCTGAATCTGGTGTACCCGGTGATGGGTTTTCCGGTTCTAAcatggttgagaaatttgaggAGACTTCTTCATCTGCAACTGCTAAGGAGACCAAGCCGGATGATGGGTACGTGAAAGAACTATTTGCGATGGAGTCTTGAGGTGTTTCAGTGGATTCGGGGCCAAGTAATGAAATGGGTTCTGGGAAAAGAATGGTTTGGTGAAACCAGAGACTATCTATGGCTCCTAGCAGACACAAGTAATTATTAGACATATTGAACAGAGAAAGTGAAGGGGAGGACAGGAGTTTGCAGAAGAAATCAAAGTTGTTTGTATATAGTGGGGATTCGTGGCTGTAATGAAAGAGCAAAATCAAGAACAGTAAGAGCCAATGAGGGTGCGAAAGTGGTCGAACCTGGAACACTTAACGAGGGATGTGGTCAGGAGTCATGGACTGTTAACTCCACATATTTAACAAGCAAGAAGACAACGTACTTTAGTACCAATAATCTATTGAAATcagtataaaataaaaatttcatgGCCATGTCTATTGTCAAACCACATGGAGCCCACAAATGGTGGGATCCGAGGACTGGAAAGCATATCCTTGTGACTAGATGTGCTGCTACCCGGAAGCTCGATTCAATTATTGCTTCCGATTCTTGTCGTATTCGTTTTAGTTCACCCTTCTATCGTTTCAGGAAAGGTGCAGGTGTAGTTGGTCGAGGTTGGCAAGTTTGAGATACAATTATTGCAAGAAGGATCGTCAGCTCCTAATTACTATCCATAAACAATATGACTTTACTGTATAATTTGAACAATGATTACAATCACAAGTTTTACAATCATGTATTATAATTTGGTAATTGGGTTTCCAGTTTTATAATTTTGGTCTATGTGTTTTACAATTTTTGTGATTTTAATCATGCTCCTAATTTGATGTCATAATGAAATCACTGTTATTGGAATATGTAAACATGTTCATTTTAATTCTACCGTGAAGAAAATGACAAAATTACAAAGATTGTAAAAACGAATATTATAattgtgtttaaggaaaa
Above is a genomic segment from Rosa chinensis cultivar Old Blush chromosome 3, RchiOBHm-V2, whole genome shotgun sequence containing:
- the LOC112193087 gene encoding uncharacterized protein LOC112193087 gives rise to the protein MSNNYLCLLGAIDSLWFHQTILFPEPISLLGPESTETPQDSIANSSFTYPSSGLVSLAVADEEVSSNFSTMLEPENPSPGTPDSAEISTPQDYERKRPTRLDIVANRLMLIRSQSSSPISKDQRSPRKNRSSGILTRKLEKSMSMRSLGELELEELKGLMDLGFTFEKENLNPRMMSLVPGLQRLGVGVHSNNKRIQNSSDNDDDVEVVATKGDDGGVDEDVEVERPYLSEAWLIKRPDSPLLNLRLPTRVSSAADMKKHLKSWARTVASEIQQES